The genomic DNA GACTATTCGCGCGTGATCGCGACGGCCGAACTCTCGCGCGACGCGTCGAAGATGCTGGTCGACGATACGCGCTTCTGGGTCGTGCGCCCGCGCGTGTCGGGCGGCACCGTGTCCGGTATCGGCACGCTGCTTTCCGGCGCGTATATCGGCACGGATATCGGCGTGTCGAAGCGCGAGCGGCACGACTACACCGGTCTTGAAACGCCGCCCGTCATCGCGAGCGACGTGCCGGGCCGCGAGTACGTGCTGAAGAGCGAGGACCTCGGCTCGATCGCGATCGGCACGCCGATCTTTTTCCGCCGCCTGCAGGTCGGGCAGGTCACGTCGTACGAACTGGATAAGAACGGCAAGGCCATCACGATGCGGGTGTTCATCAATGCGCCGTACGACAAATTTGTCGTCGCTGATACGCGCTTCTGGCACGCGAGCGGCGTGGATGTCTCGCTGAACACCGAAGGCGTGAAGGTCAATACGCAGTCACTCGTGTCGATTCTGGTCGGCGGCCTTGCGTTCCAGACGCCGCCGGGCGCGCGCGACGACGAACCGCAGGCGCCCGCGAAGACGACCTTCGAACTCTTCAGCGACCGTGCCGAAGCGATGAAGATGCACGATCGCATCGTTGAAACCTACGCGTTCAATTTCAAGGAGTCGGTGCGCGGGCTCGTGGTCGGTGCGCCGGTCGAATTCCGCGGCATTCCGATCGGCGAGGTGGTGGCGATCCACACGCGTTTCGATCCGGTCACGAAGCAGTTCAGCATTCCGGTGACCATCAGGCTTTATCCGGAGCGCTTCACGTCGCGGCTGGAAAACGAACCGCGCGGCGGCAGGCTGTCGCGCTCGCCGCAGGAGATGGCCGATTTCCTCGTGTCGCGCGGCATGCGCGGTCAGCTGAAGACGGGCAGCCTGATTACCGGCCAGCTGTATATCGCGCTCGAT from Paraburkholderia edwinii includes the following:
- a CDS encoding intermembrane transport protein PqiB translates to MARPPDSPPPGLPDAVPVTRSRWRVQWIWIVPVVAVLIGVWLAAQAILQQGPTITISFKTGDGLEAGKTKIKFKDVDIGVVKSVALSPDYSRVIATAELSRDASKMLVDDTRFWVVRPRVSGGTVSGIGTLLSGAYIGTDIGVSKRERHDYTGLETPPVIASDVPGREYVLKSEDLGSIAIGTPIFFRRLQVGQVTSYELDKNGKAITMRVFINAPYDKFVVADTRFWHASGVDVSLNTEGVKVNTQSLVSILVGGLAFQTPPGARDDEPQAPAKTTFELFSDRAEAMKMHDRIVETYAFNFKESVRGLVVGAPVEFRGIPIGEVVAIHTRFDPVTKQFSIPVTIRLYPERFTSRLENEPRGGRLSRSPQEMADFLVSRGMRGQLKTGSLITGQLYIALDFFPNAPKAQVDWERSPPELPTVSSGLQSLQDSITNLIERMNKIPFEAIGNNAKQTLARADVLLKNLDTQLVPQARDTLTAARTTLDSANTALQPDSALQQDTADAIRELSRTAASLRALAEYLERHPEALIRGKPEDKK